From a single Flavobacterium sp. genomic region:
- a CDS encoding DUF1801 domain-containing protein encodes MTSQTITVDQYINESPADRREALQKLRKVILENLPEGFQECISYGMIGYVVPHSLYPSGYHCTPELPLPFISFASQKNSINFYHMGMYANPELYEWFVSEYPKHSKQKLDIGKSCFRIKKPENIPFDLIGELVSKVTVQEWIVTYESAFKK; translated from the coding sequence ATGACATCACAAACAATTACAGTAGATCAATACATCAACGAATCTCCTGCAGATAGGAGAGAAGCGTTGCAAAAATTAAGAAAAGTAATCTTAGAAAATCTTCCAGAAGGTTTTCAAGAATGTATAAGTTATGGTATGATAGGGTATGTAGTACCGCATTCACTATATCCTTCAGGTTATCATTGTACGCCAGAGTTACCTTTGCCGTTTATCTCCTTTGCAAGTCAAAAAAACAGCATTAATTTTTATCATATGGGTATGTATGCAAATCCTGAATTATACGAATGGTTTGTTTCTGAATATCCTAAACATTCTAAACAAAAACTAGATATTGGTAAAAGTTGCTTTCGCATCAAAAAGCCTGAAAATATTCCGTTTGATTTGATTGGTGAATTGGTAAGTAAGGTAACAGTTCAAGAATGGATTGTGACTTATGAATCTGCTTTTAAAAAATAA